A section of the Alkalihalobacillus sp. LMS39 genome encodes:
- a CDS encoding metallophosphoesterase — protein sequence MRKVTKISFTVFVGFILFLISYTIWDNERIIIVHEKVEIRDLPEQLEGFTLLQISDLHEKEFGKQQKRLIDLINEQHYHAILFTGDMLDNSESDQYESFFTLLDGITNKEIALFVPGNTDPLGYTRPHPIHPFEKTPFRLGMEERGVHWVDAVYSVNVGEARLSFVEFELAIQEKDSYLDAIAKKIGYEFETFQEYYDYHETLATEMNSFHNQAKSDVMIGLTHYPIVDRRIDAIEDDPLLTMREFDLILAGHYHGGQIRFPFVGALFVPEPWYDNSGYFPPQDRVKGLWEYNGIQQYVSTGLGSSDAISFLKFRFLNPPEINVITLTKKEE from the coding sequence GTGAGGAAAGTAACAAAAATATCTTTCACAGTGTTCGTGGGGTTTATCCTTTTCCTAATTAGTTATACGATTTGGGATAATGAACGGATAATCATCGTTCACGAAAAAGTTGAAATCCGTGATTTACCAGAACAGCTAGAAGGCTTTACTTTGTTACAAATATCAGATTTGCATGAAAAAGAGTTTGGAAAACAACAGAAGAGGTTAATCGACCTCATTAACGAACAACATTACCATGCGATTTTATTTACAGGTGATATGCTTGATAATAGTGAAAGTGATCAATATGAGTCGTTTTTCACGTTGCTAGATGGAATAACGAACAAAGAAATAGCATTGTTTGTCCCGGGTAATACAGACCCATTAGGATATACACGACCACACCCTATCCATCCATTTGAAAAAACACCATTTCGTCTTGGCATGGAAGAGAGAGGGGTCCATTGGGTTGATGCTGTCTATTCTGTTAATGTCGGTGAAGCGCGGTTGTCGTTTGTTGAATTTGAATTAGCGATCCAGGAGAAAGATAGTTACTTAGATGCGATTGCCAAAAAAATAGGGTATGAATTTGAAACGTTTCAAGAGTATTATGACTATCATGAAACATTAGCCACCGAGATGAACAGCTTTCATAACCAAGCCAAATCAGATGTGATGATTGGGCTAACCCATTATCCGATTGTGGATAGGCGAATAGATGCGATTGAAGATGATCCGTTGTTAACGATGAGAGAGTTCGACTTGATTCTAGCAGGACATTATCATGGAGGCCAAATTCGCTTTCCGTTTGTTGGAGCACTTTTTGTTCCTGAACCATGGTATGATAATTCAGGATATTTCCCTCCACAAGACCGGGTGAAGGGCTTATGGGAGTACAACGGAATCCAACAATATGTCAGTACTGGCTTAGGAAGTAGTGATGCGATTTCGTTTTTGAAATTTCGGTTTCTTAATCCTCCAGAAATAAATGTCATTACATTAACGAAAAAAGAAGAATGA
- the argS gene encoding arginine--tRNA ligase, whose protein sequence is MDYKKLFATYVYDACDNKIDEGVIFEAIERPKYDTMGDLAFPCFSLAKSLRKAPQQIAVDIANKITHPLFEKVEATGPYVNVFLHKKKVGETIVKKIIETKGTYGQLSIGEGKTVVIDFSSPNIAKPFSMGHLRSTVIGNALAQIYEKCGFNVVKINHLGDWGTQFGKLIAAYRLWGEETKVKERPIQELLSLYVRFHKEAEADETLVEEGRSWFKKLEEGNKEAQHLWTWFKEESLKVFMEIYELMGISFDSYHGEAFYNDKMNRALTILEDKRLVTESDGAKVVELIDENLPPCLLKKSDGATLYATRDVAAALYRQEAYQFDKALYVVGNEQSLHFKQLFLVLEKAGYSWAQGMTHVPFGMMLKDGKKMSTRKGKVVLLEQVIDDAIALAKSQMDVKSKGLENKEEVAKQVGVGAIMFHDLKNERMNDVEFSLEDMLQFEGETGPYVQYTHARACSLLRKGEYKPSEVDLKVEDDMWPILKELMKFSQVIERSYLHNEPSVVAKYVVDVAQIFNKYYATTKILENTEQKSTRLAVVYAVTVVLKEGLRLLGIQAPEKM, encoded by the coding sequence ATGGATTATAAGAAGCTCTTCGCAACATATGTATATGATGCATGTGACAACAAAATCGATGAAGGAGTCATTTTTGAAGCAATCGAACGACCGAAATATGACACGATGGGAGATTTAGCATTTCCATGTTTTAGTCTAGCTAAATCGCTTCGAAAAGCTCCCCAGCAAATTGCTGTGGACATCGCGAATAAAATCACACATCCGTTATTTGAAAAAGTTGAAGCTACAGGCCCTTACGTGAATGTGTTTTTACACAAGAAAAAAGTTGGTGAAACAATCGTTAAGAAAATTATCGAAACAAAAGGAACGTATGGTCAATTATCAATAGGTGAAGGAAAAACAGTGGTAATCGATTTTTCTTCACCTAATATTGCGAAACCCTTTTCCATGGGCCATTTACGTTCTACAGTCATTGGTAATGCATTGGCACAAATTTATGAAAAATGTGGCTTTAACGTTGTGAAAATCAATCATTTAGGTGATTGGGGAACGCAGTTTGGAAAACTCATTGCAGCCTACCGACTATGGGGCGAGGAAACGAAAGTTAAGGAGCGCCCAATTCAAGAGCTTTTATCTTTATATGTGCGATTTCATAAAGAAGCTGAGGCTGATGAAACGTTAGTTGAGGAAGGGAGAAGCTGGTTTAAAAAGTTAGAAGAAGGAAATAAAGAAGCCCAGCATTTGTGGACATGGTTTAAAGAAGAATCTTTAAAAGTGTTTATGGAGATTTATGAGCTGATGGGGATTTCGTTTGATTCCTATCATGGTGAAGCCTTTTACAATGATAAAATGAACCGAGCGTTAACGATTCTTGAAGATAAAAGGTTAGTCACTGAATCTGATGGGGCAAAAGTTGTGGAGCTCATTGACGAAAACCTGCCACCATGTTTATTAAAAAAATCAGATGGAGCAACGCTTTATGCTACAAGGGATGTCGCAGCGGCACTATACCGTCAAGAAGCATATCAATTTGATAAAGCCTTATATGTTGTAGGAAATGAACAAAGCCTGCACTTTAAACAATTATTTTTAGTGTTAGAAAAAGCAGGATATTCGTGGGCACAAGGAATGACTCATGTGCCGTTTGGAATGATGTTAAAAGACGGGAAAAAGATGTCCACACGTAAAGGGAAAGTCGTGTTATTGGAACAAGTAATCGACGATGCCATTGCTCTAGCGAAAAGCCAAATGGATGTGAAAAGCAAAGGATTGGAAAATAAAGAGGAAGTGGCAAAACAAGTTGGTGTTGGAGCGATTATGTTCCATGACTTAAAAAATGAACGAATGAATGATGTCGAGTTTTCCTTAGAAGATATGTTACAGTTCGAAGGTGAAACCGGTCCTTATGTACAATACACACATGCAAGAGCTTGTTCTTTGTTACGGAAAGGAGAATATAAACCTTCAGAAGTAGACCTTAAAGTAGAGGATGACATGTGGCCGATTTTAAAGGAATTAATGAAGTTCTCTCAAGTAATTGAACGATCTTATCTTCATAATGAACCATCAGTCGTTGCCAAATATGTTGTTGATGTCGCGCAAATATTTAACAAATACTATGCGACAACAAAAATTCTAGAAAATACCGAACAGAAATCTACGAGACTTGCTGTTGTTTACGCGGTTACCGTCGTATTAAAAGAAGGCTTACGATTACTAGGCATACAAGCACCAGAGAAAATGTAG
- a CDS encoding PLP-dependent aminotransferase family protein has protein sequence MKYAFSKRVRHLQSSAVRDILKVVNQGNVISFAGGLPDEQLFPLEGLQEAYNKTFASGKKALQYNETEGFMPLREVLVDRMKRKGISNFSANDVLLTTGSQQAIDLFAKVFFNPGDVILAENPTYLAALQVFESYEAHVIGVESDEHGMIADDLEEKMKRYRPKCVYVVPTFSNPSGKVWSMERRKQLLELAHKYHVVIFEDDPYGDIQFHDEEVYHPIASLDDGTHVLYTSTFSKTAVPAVRTGWITGPYQLIRIMAQAKQANDLHSNSLAQQALYHLCLDFDLDGHIERLKKEYYARMKVMLGELEKANLPGLSYVVPKGGMFFWLELADHVDTTELLSVAVKKGVAYVPGGPFYAGKGKENTLRLNFTHSTPDKIEKGMSLLTEVFEQHSVVKQ, from the coding sequence ATGAAATACGCATTTTCAAAACGAGTTCGGCATTTACAGTCATCAGCTGTCCGTGATATTTTAAAAGTCGTGAATCAAGGAAATGTCATTTCGTTTGCTGGAGGATTACCAGATGAGCAGTTGTTTCCGCTCGAAGGGTTGCAAGAAGCATATAATAAAACCTTTGCATCGGGGAAAAAGGCGTTACAATATAATGAAACAGAAGGGTTTATGCCGTTACGAGAAGTTCTTGTTGATCGAATGAAACGAAAAGGAATCAGCAACTTTTCAGCTAATGATGTGTTATTAACAACAGGTTCTCAACAAGCGATTGATTTATTTGCTAAAGTGTTTTTTAACCCTGGCGATGTCATTTTAGCTGAAAACCCGACGTATTTAGCAGCATTGCAAGTATTTGAGTCCTACGAAGCCCATGTCATTGGGGTTGAATCAGATGAGCATGGGATGATTGCAGATGATTTAGAAGAAAAAATGAAGCGATATCGACCGAAATGTGTTTATGTTGTCCCGACATTTTCCAATCCGAGTGGGAAAGTATGGTCAATGGAACGAAGAAAGCAATTACTCGAATTGGCTCATAAATATCATGTTGTCATTTTTGAAGATGATCCGTATGGTGATATTCAATTTCATGACGAGGAAGTGTATCATCCAATTGCTTCTTTAGATGACGGTACACATGTTCTTTACACGAGTACGTTTTCTAAAACTGCGGTTCCTGCTGTACGAACAGGTTGGATTACAGGTCCATATCAGCTAATTCGTATTATGGCTCAAGCAAAACAAGCTAATGACCTCCATTCAAATTCATTAGCACAACAAGCACTCTATCATTTATGTTTAGATTTTGATTTGGACGGTCATATTGAACGGCTAAAAAAAGAGTACTATGCTCGAATGAAAGTGATGTTAGGGGAATTAGAAAAGGCTAATCTTCCAGGGTTATCTTATGTTGTTCCAAAAGGTGGGATGTTCTTCTGGTTAGAGTTAGCTGACCATGTAGATACAACTGAGTTGCTTTCTGTTGCTGTAAAAAAAGGGGTAGCGTATGTTCCAGGAGGACCATTTTATGCAGGGAAAGGAAAAGAAAACACATTACGATTGAATTTTACACATTCCACTCCTGATAAAATAGAAAAAGGCATGTCATTGTTGACAGAAGTATTTGAACAACATTCCGTTGTGAAACAATAA
- a CDS encoding sugar-binding protein translates to MNKNLVFYIVLSVCIVVSFGFTCFYFMKALNYTVTVTAEQAKLSHDYHFVLIGQEFDNPYHKKVLEGAQTAAKEHDVLLEFIGPKQTNIDEHTKLIEMAIAARVDGILTQGLTNREFKPVIDKAISKGIPVITIDTDLEDSRRVAYVGTNNYEAGKQMGEALAEATNGEAKVAIVTGILYANNLMERVQGFLDVIENYPDIEVVAMESSNISQIQAAEKTYQMLRNHPEVTAFFGTSALDGIGIAQAVTKANLQEDILIFAFDDLEETMELVEQEKIFATLKQEPYEMGYQGVSLLVQTMKGQPIPKINYTSLEVLYKKRVGEIDE, encoded by the coding sequence ATGAATAAGAATCTAGTTTTCTATATTGTTCTTTCGGTTTGTATTGTCGTTTCTTTTGGCTTTACATGTTTTTATTTTATGAAAGCGCTTAACTATACTGTGACTGTTACAGCCGAACAAGCAAAGCTAAGCCATGACTATCATTTTGTGTTAATCGGTCAGGAGTTTGATAATCCTTATCATAAAAAAGTGCTTGAAGGAGCTCAAACAGCGGCAAAAGAGCATGATGTTCTTCTTGAATTTATTGGACCGAAACAAACGAATATTGATGAACATACGAAATTGATTGAAATGGCGATTGCGGCAAGAGTGGATGGTATATTAACTCAAGGGCTCACAAACCGTGAATTTAAGCCAGTGATTGATAAAGCCATTAGCAAAGGTATTCCGGTTATTACGATTGATACGGATTTAGAAGATAGTCGGAGAGTTGCTTATGTTGGCACAAATAACTATGAAGCAGGAAAACAAATGGGGGAAGCCCTCGCAGAAGCGACAAATGGAGAAGCAAAAGTGGCGATTGTTACTGGGATTTTATATGCCAACAATTTAATGGAACGTGTTCAAGGATTTTTGGATGTTATTGAAAACTATCCGGACATTGAAGTAGTGGCGATGGAAAGCTCAAATATAAGTCAAATTCAAGCGGCAGAAAAAACCTATCAAATGTTGCGAAATCATCCGGAGGTGACCGCTTTTTTTGGGACTAGTGCGCTAGATGGTATTGGGATAGCACAAGCAGTTACAAAAGCGAACCTACAAGAAGACATCCTCATTTTTGCGTTTGACGATTTAGAAGAAACGATGGAATTAGTTGAACAAGAGAAGATATTTGCGACATTAAAACAAGAGCCTTATGAGATGGGTTATCAAGGGGTTTCGTTGTTAGTGCAAACGATGAAAGGTCAACCTATTCCGAAAATAAACTATACATCACTAGAAGTCCTCTATAAGAAGAGAGTAGGTGAGATAGATGAATAA
- a CDS encoding sensor histidine kinase: MNKIKTKLMLFFVLLFLTLNSLSLFLFINHKQTVEQYDHILNRFFLLNDISQISNEAYDSMNTYLIKKTPEDLEQFYESRQQLKLAQARLDTELMNADNYVIVKNYQRMIESLIEESDMTIGMFMNEEIERYSVRQAESLKLLGFIQENTLNIVNDELTQFHSYYEAMNHRNHYMQSMGFAMFSGTFFMGFLFALLFSNGITRPINRLTAAAREIASGKLDGKELVSYRNDELGFLTTTFNKMRKDLVYLVRQIKDKSEQDKLVKEIELKSLQSQINPHFLFNTLNTIAKLAYIEGSEKVYQLINSISKLLRYNLSRIEEPVLLEDEIKVVEEYFFIQKTRFGERVNFSVNVDSSCRKLRIPILTLQPLVENAFIHGIEPLEKEGHIEIEAYIDNQDVLIKIRDNGIGMIDEVRLSFLDPEKKQVSTGHSTGLGLGNVIRRLQLYYQREDVFTIYSRVHEGTVIELRLPKSRIEGDDGDV, encoded by the coding sequence ATGAATAAAATTAAGACAAAACTCATGTTATTTTTTGTTCTCCTGTTTCTAACATTAAATAGTCTTTCTCTCTTTTTATTTATTAATCATAAGCAAACAGTAGAGCAATATGATCATATATTAAATCGCTTCTTTTTATTAAACGATATTTCACAGATTTCAAATGAAGCGTATGACTCTATGAATACTTATTTAATTAAAAAAACACCTGAAGACTTGGAACAGTTTTATGAAAGTCGGCAACAGTTGAAACTTGCTCAAGCTCGGTTAGATACGGAATTAATGAATGCGGATAACTATGTTATCGTAAAAAATTATCAACGAATGATTGAAAGTTTAATTGAAGAAAGTGATATGACAATCGGGATGTTTATGAATGAAGAAATTGAACGTTATTCCGTTCGACAAGCCGAATCTTTAAAACTATTAGGATTCATTCAGGAAAATACATTAAATATTGTTAACGATGAATTAACACAATTTCACTCGTATTATGAAGCGATGAATCACCGCAATCACTATATGCAATCGATGGGATTCGCGATGTTTTCGGGAACGTTTTTTATGGGTTTTTTATTTGCACTCTTATTTAGTAATGGGATTACAAGACCGATAAATCGTTTAACCGCAGCCGCAAGAGAGATTGCGAGTGGGAAATTAGATGGAAAAGAACTTGTATCGTATCGGAATGATGAGCTTGGGTTTTTAACGACGACATTCAACAAGATGAGGAAGGACCTTGTGTATTTAGTTAGACAAATTAAAGATAAATCGGAACAGGACAAGTTAGTAAAAGAAATTGAGTTAAAAAGCTTACAAAGCCAAATTAACCCGCACTTTTTATTTAATACATTAAATACAATCGCGAAGCTTGCTTATATCGAAGGCTCAGAAAAGGTGTATCAGCTTATCAATTCGATTTCTAAACTATTACGTTATAATTTAAGCCGAATCGAAGAACCCGTATTGCTAGAAGATGAAATCAAAGTTGTTGAAGAATATTTTTTTATCCAGAAAACTCGCTTTGGAGAACGTGTGAACTTTTCGGTGAATGTTGACTCCTCTTGTCGTAAATTACGCATCCCGATTTTAACGTTACAGCCATTAGTAGAAAATGCGTTTATTCATGGAATTGAACCGTTAGAAAAAGAAGGCCATATTGAAATTGAAGCTTATATTGATAATCAAGATGTGTTAATTAAAATTCGTGATAATGGCATTGGAATGATAGATGAAGTCCGTTTGTCATTTTTAGACCCAGAGAAAAAACAAGTATCAACAGGACATTCTACAGGGCTTGGTCTTGGCAATGTCATCCGAAGATTGCAATTATATTATCAGCGTGAAGATGTGTTTACGATTTATTCTAGAGTACATGAAGGAACAGTCATTGAATTACGGTTACCAAAGTCGAGAATAGAAGGAGATGATGGTGATGTATAA